In Daucus carota subsp. sativus chromosome 4, DH1 v3.0, whole genome shotgun sequence, one DNA window encodes the following:
- the LOC108219034 gene encoding ribose-phosphate pyrophosphokinase 1 isoform X1, producing MASLMFTGTIPPTTNLKPLSHFPPKISSFIRCNVTEPVNRNDNGRPYMPSLVAQQGTLPSFLTSNQYERNYSAQKNETKLRIFSGTANPLLSQEIACYMGLDLGKIKIKRFADGEIYVQLQESVRGCDVYLVQPTSPPANENLMELLIMIDACRRASAKTITAVIPYFGYARADRKTQGRESIAAKLVANLITEAGADRVLACDLHSGQSMGYFDIPVDHVHGQPVILDYLASKAICSDDLVVVSPDVGGVARARAFAKKLSDAPLAIVDKRRHGHNVAEVMNLIGDVKGKVAVMVDDMIDTAGTIANGAALLHQEGAREVYACTTHAVFSPPAIERLSSGLFQEVIITNTIPLSEHKYFPQLTVLSVANLLGETIWRVHDDYAGGIESFCNLGID from the exons atggCGTCTTTGATGTTCACTGGAACTATACCACCTACTACTAATCTCAAGCCTCTCTCTCATTTTCCTCCCAAAATCTCCTCCTTCATT AGGTGCAATGTGACGGAACCTGTGAATCGTAATGACAATGGGAGGCCGTACATGCCTAGTCTTGTTGCTCAGCAAGGGACGCTTCCTAGTTTCTTGACATCTAATCAGTATGAGAGGAATTATTCTGCTCAGAAAAATGAAACAAAGCTTCGGATCTTCTCGGGAACAGCTAATCCCTTACTCTCTCAG GAAATCGCTTGTTACATGGGTCTGGACCTTGGAAAGATAAAAATCAAGCGTTTTGCTGATGGAGAGATATATGTTCAGTTGCAAGAGAGTGTTCGAGGGTGTGATGTATATCTTGTGCAACCTACCTCTCCACCAGCAAATGAGAATCTCATGGAGCTATTAATAATGATAGATGCTTGCCGAAGGGCATCAGCCAAAACCATAACTGCGGTGATTCCATATTTTGGTTATGCTAGGGCAGATCGAAAG ACTCAAGGGCGTGAATCAATTGCGGCCAAACTTGTAGCAAACCTAATTACTGAAGCTGGTGCTGATCGTGTTCTTGCTTGCGATCTTCATTCTGGCCAATCCATGGGATATTTTGATATTCCAGTTGATCATGTACATGGTCAG CCAGTGATACTTGATTACCTCGCGAGCAAGGCCATATGTTCAGATGATTTGGTAGTGGTCTCTCCCGATGTTGGTGGAGTTGCTAGAGCACGTGCTTTTGCTAAGAAATTGTCAGATGCACCCTTAGCTATTGTGGATAAACGGCGTCATGGACACAATGTTGCGGAG GTAATGAATTTGATTGGTGATGTTAAAGGAAAAGTAGCAGTGATGGTGGATGACATGATTGATACGGCTG GCACCATAGCAAATGGAGCAGCTCTGTTGCATCAAGAGGGTGCCAGGGAAGTTTATGCATGCACAACACATGCTGTCTTTag TCCTCCTGCAATTGAAAGGTTATCTAGCGGCTTGTTTCAAGAGGTGATCATCACAAATACCATTCCATTGTCCGAACACAAGTATTTTCCTCAGCTGACAGTTTTATCTGTGGCAAATCTCCTTGGTGAGACAATCTGGCGTGTTCATGATGACTACGCA GGTGGAATTGAATCATTTTGCAATTTGGGCATTGATTGA
- the LOC108219034 gene encoding ribose-phosphate pyrophosphokinase 1 isoform X2: MASLMFTGTIPPTTNLKPLSHFPPKISSFIRCNVTEPVNRNDNGRPYMPSLVAQQGTLPSFLTSNQYERNYSAQKNETKLRIFSGTANPLLSQEIACYMGLDLGKIKIKRFADGEIYVQLQESVRGCDVYLVQPTSPPANENLMELLIMIDACRRASAKTITAVIPYFGYARADRKTQGRESIAAKLVANLITEAGADRVLACDLHSGQSMGYFDIPVDHVHGQPVILDYLASKAICSDDLVVVSPDVGGVARARAFAKKLSDAPLAIVDKRRHGHNVAEVMNLIGDVKGKVAVMVDDMIDTAGTIANGAALLHQEGAREVYACTTHAVFRLSSGLFQEVIITNTIPLSEHKYFPQLTVLSVANLLGETIWRVHDDYAGGIESFCNLGID, translated from the exons atggCGTCTTTGATGTTCACTGGAACTATACCACCTACTACTAATCTCAAGCCTCTCTCTCATTTTCCTCCCAAAATCTCCTCCTTCATT AGGTGCAATGTGACGGAACCTGTGAATCGTAATGACAATGGGAGGCCGTACATGCCTAGTCTTGTTGCTCAGCAAGGGACGCTTCCTAGTTTCTTGACATCTAATCAGTATGAGAGGAATTATTCTGCTCAGAAAAATGAAACAAAGCTTCGGATCTTCTCGGGAACAGCTAATCCCTTACTCTCTCAG GAAATCGCTTGTTACATGGGTCTGGACCTTGGAAAGATAAAAATCAAGCGTTTTGCTGATGGAGAGATATATGTTCAGTTGCAAGAGAGTGTTCGAGGGTGTGATGTATATCTTGTGCAACCTACCTCTCCACCAGCAAATGAGAATCTCATGGAGCTATTAATAATGATAGATGCTTGCCGAAGGGCATCAGCCAAAACCATAACTGCGGTGATTCCATATTTTGGTTATGCTAGGGCAGATCGAAAG ACTCAAGGGCGTGAATCAATTGCGGCCAAACTTGTAGCAAACCTAATTACTGAAGCTGGTGCTGATCGTGTTCTTGCTTGCGATCTTCATTCTGGCCAATCCATGGGATATTTTGATATTCCAGTTGATCATGTACATGGTCAG CCAGTGATACTTGATTACCTCGCGAGCAAGGCCATATGTTCAGATGATTTGGTAGTGGTCTCTCCCGATGTTGGTGGAGTTGCTAGAGCACGTGCTTTTGCTAAGAAATTGTCAGATGCACCCTTAGCTATTGTGGATAAACGGCGTCATGGACACAATGTTGCGGAG GTAATGAATTTGATTGGTGATGTTAAAGGAAAAGTAGCAGTGATGGTGGATGACATGATTGATACGGCTG GCACCATAGCAAATGGAGCAGCTCTGTTGCATCAAGAGGGTGCCAGGGAAGTTTATGCATGCACAACACATGCTGTCTTTag GTTATCTAGCGGCTTGTTTCAAGAGGTGATCATCACAAATACCATTCCATTGTCCGAACACAAGTATTTTCCTCAGCTGACAGTTTTATCTGTGGCAAATCTCCTTGGTGAGACAATCTGGCGTGTTCATGATGACTACGCA GGTGGAATTGAATCATTTTGCAATTTGGGCATTGATTGA
- the LOC108219035 gene encoding uncharacterized protein LOC108219035: MLQKSIYFSLCDSKTRSRVRTGATKISDPKMAGRQRAVATLPTLMRALKTNINSPSSKLPNTPLPSLRRAFSLYDQINLIDNVPEDQLRFQGYTDTGFTVTGKNYEGSVLCIGNLILSWTPKTFADITADSLSIFQTVRPIPEILIIGCGRYIQPVNPELRQFIRSTGMKLEAIDSKNAASTYNILNEEGRIVAAALLPYGVTS, from the exons ATGCTACAGAAATCCATTTATTTCTCTTTGTGTGACAGCAAAACCCGCAGTAGAGTCCGAACCGGAGCAACCAAAATCTCCGACCCGAAAATGGCAGGTAGACAGAGAGCAGTGGCGACATTGCCGACGCTAATGCGAGCTCTGAAAACCAACATCAACTCCCCATCTTCCAAGCTCCCAAACACGCCCTTACCTTCTCTCCGTCGCGCTTTCTCTCTCTACGATCAAATCAATCTCATCGATAACGTCCCCGAAGATCAATTACGCTTCCAAGG GTATACTGATACAGGGTTCACTGTAACTGGTAAGAATTACGAAGGTAGTGTGCTCTGCATAGGAAATTTAATATTGTCCTGGACTCCAAAAACATTTGCAGATATCACTGCTGATAG CCTCTCCATCTTCCAAACAGTGCGGCCTATACCAG AAATTCTGATTATTGGCTGTGGGAGATATATACAACCAGTGAATCCTGAATTGCGGCAGTTTATACGGTCTACTGGCATGAAATTGGAAGCAATTGATTCG AAAAATGCCGCGTCAACATATAACATCCTGAACGAGGAAGGCAGGATTGTGGCTGCTGCTTTACTTCCATACGGAGTTACTTCTTGA